The following coding sequences lie in one Polynucleobacter necessarius genomic window:
- the mrdA gene encoding penicillin-binding protein 2 codes for MVSFKKPDLDSFQERIYIATLFVTFCFLLLITRLVWLQLVSHGKYSLLAESNRIALVPAPANRGLLIDRNGIVIGRNYSALTLDVNAEEVKGSVDQLINDLSEIIDISPRDKRNFKRSLEDSRNMGTFPLRSMLNETETARFMANRYRFPGVEIRARSFREYPYNELASHLIGYIGRVSQKDKERMQAEIEGAKADDPDALQASFLPGIQYVGKIGLEQSYETVLRGVPGYDQVEITAGGKPVRTLSSSPSVPGKNVVLSVDVKLQYLVEQLYGNFRGAFVAIEPETGDVLAFVSKPNFNPNDFVEGIDSVTWKELNDSPQKPLYNRPLKGIYPPGSTYKPFMALAALENKKRTPSQTISDPGYFDFGNHTFRDDKKGGHGIVDMQKSIVESCDTYYYMLARDMGVNMMHDFMKPLGFGQITGIDLQGEARGVLPSTEWKKNTFKRPEQQKWYEGETISLGIGQGYNAFTILQLAHAMANVANNGIVMKPHLVKAIEDPFTRNRVLTTPKESYRIDLNAENIEVIKKAMVEVNNSGTSAVAFKGTGYQVGGKTGTAQVFSLNSKEYKHGSTAEFLRDHALYIAFAPADKLTIVIAMVVENAGFGAQYAAPIARKALDFYIEGKWPKEIPEWKRAP; via the coding sequence ATGGTTTCTTTCAAAAAGCCTGATCTCGACTCCTTCCAAGAGCGCATTTATATTGCGACTCTTTTTGTTACCTTCTGCTTTTTGCTTCTGATCACTCGCTTAGTTTGGCTACAGCTTGTTAGTCATGGCAAATATTCTCTTCTAGCAGAAAGCAATCGCATTGCATTGGTGCCCGCCCCCGCTAATCGAGGTCTTTTAATTGACCGCAATGGCATCGTTATTGGACGCAATTATTCAGCCCTCACGCTTGATGTGAACGCCGAAGAGGTTAAAGGTAGTGTAGATCAATTAATTAATGATCTTTCTGAAATTATTGATATTTCTCCTCGGGATAAGCGCAATTTCAAGCGCTCACTAGAAGATTCCCGAAATATGGGTACATTTCCGCTCCGTTCGATGCTCAATGAGACCGAAACAGCCCGTTTTATGGCCAATCGCTACCGCTTTCCAGGGGTGGAAATTCGCGCTAGAAGTTTCCGCGAGTACCCATACAACGAATTGGCCTCCCATTTGATTGGCTATATTGGTCGCGTTTCTCAGAAAGATAAGGAACGCATGCAGGCTGAAATTGAGGGCGCCAAAGCAGATGATCCGGATGCTTTACAAGCTTCATTTTTACCCGGCATTCAGTATGTTGGGAAGATTGGTTTAGAGCAAAGTTACGAAACGGTTTTACGCGGAGTGCCTGGATACGATCAGGTAGAAATTACTGCGGGCGGCAAACCAGTGCGCACACTTTCTAGCTCGCCTTCGGTTCCCGGAAAAAATGTAGTTCTATCGGTTGATGTCAAGTTGCAGTATTTGGTGGAGCAACTCTATGGCAACTTCCGTGGCGCATTTGTAGCAATTGAACCCGAGACAGGCGATGTGCTTGCGTTTGTATCAAAGCCCAACTTCAATCCTAATGATTTTGTCGAGGGTATTGATTCGGTTACTTGGAAAGAGCTTAATGACTCGCCTCAGAAACCGCTGTACAACCGACCACTCAAAGGCATCTATCCACCGGGCTCAACTTATAAACCTTTCATGGCATTGGCGGCTTTAGAAAATAAAAAGCGCACGCCCTCACAAACGATTTCTGATCCAGGTTATTTTGACTTTGGTAATCACACCTTTAGAGACGATAAAAAAGGTGGTCACGGCATTGTCGATATGCAAAAGTCTATTGTTGAATCTTGTGACACTTATTACTACATGCTTGCACGCGATATGGGCGTCAATATGATGCATGACTTTATGAAGCCACTTGGGTTTGGCCAAATAACAGGAATAGATTTACAAGGCGAAGCAAGAGGAGTTCTGCCATCTACCGAGTGGAAGAAAAATACTTTCAAAAGACCTGAGCAGCAAAAATGGTACGAGGGCGAAACTATTTCTTTGGGTATTGGTCAAGGCTATAACGCTTTTACAATTTTGCAATTAGCCCATGCAATGGCAAACGTTGCTAATAACGGCATCGTAATGAAACCGCACTTAGTTAAAGCGATTGAAGATCCATTTACACGCAACAGAGTGCTTACTACACCAAAAGAAAGTTATCGCATTGATTTGAACGCCGAAAATATTGAAGTCATTAAGAAAGCAATGGTCGAGGTAAATAATTCGGGTACATCTGCAGTAGCATTTAAAGGAACCGGTTATCAAGTTGGCGGAAAAACTGGAACTGCACAAGTCTTTAGTTTGAACTCTAAAGAATATAAACACGGTTCAACTGCAGAATTTTTACGTGACCATGCTTTGTACATTGCTTTTGCCCCAGCAGATAAACTAACGATTGTGATTGCAATGGTTGTAGAGAATGCTGGCTTTGGGGCGCAGTATGCCGCTCCAATTGCTCGTAAAGCATTGGACTTTTACATAGAGGGCAAATGGCCTAAGGAGATTCCTGAGTGGAAAAGAGCCCCTTAA
- the mreD gene encoding rod shape-determining protein MreD, producing the protein MIDFQSGYILRPVNPVFIYFSLFCALLLNLLPIGNYGWVPDWLILCVVFWNIHQHRYVNVITAFILGLMMDVHNSDLLGLHAFSYSLVAYLAISWHRRIAALTVFSQALHLLPIFLLVSLFPVLAHWLLSGEFYWRALTSMIQALIEAMLWPLATRILLAPQHRPIDVDHNRPL; encoded by the coding sequence ATGATTGATTTTCAGAGTGGCTATATTCTTCGCCCAGTCAATCCTGTCTTTATCTACTTCAGCCTATTTTGTGCTCTGCTGTTAAACCTATTGCCCATTGGTAATTATGGCTGGGTGCCCGATTGGTTGATTCTGTGCGTAGTGTTTTGGAACATCCATCAGCACCGTTATGTGAATGTCATCACCGCCTTCATTCTTGGCTTGATGATGGATGTTCATAACTCAGACCTACTGGGTCTGCATGCCTTTAGTTATTCTTTAGTGGCATACCTTGCAATCTCTTGGCATCGGCGGATTGCTGCCCTCACCGTTTTCTCGCAAGCCTTACACCTACTTCCCATCTTTTTATTAGTTTCCCTATTTCCAGTTTTGGCACATTGGTTGCTCAGTGGGGAATTCTATTGGCGGGCTCTAACGAGCATGATCCAGGCGCTCATTGAAGCAATGCTTTGGCCGTTAGCCACTCGCATACTGCTTGCACCACAACATCGCCCTATAGATGTTGATCACAATCGACCGCTATAA
- the mreC gene encoding rod shape-determining protein MreC, translating to MQHSVPPLFRQGVPALLKLIVCLSISIALMLIDFRFKALDPIRNNMSWVLRPLEYIMMAPRNTFEATSEYFTTRAALDQENQVMKVRQAELALLANQSEFLMVENQNLRELMALQKQVPFKTLPVEILFNPPNAISQRIVINRGSNDGLKLGNPIANDSGILGQVVRLYERSAEVSLLEDRDFAVPVQVARNGLRAAVFGAGRGNPLELRYLPVASDLEVGDILLTSGIDGVYPPGFAVAVISKIERNVDKNSSNEFCVPVAAVNRYRQALALLYDPQFDAKAPSVNNKSTTGAPLTNTPSRRQTRARGMQ from the coding sequence TTGCAACATAGCGTTCCACCACTCTTCAGGCAGGGCGTTCCGGCCTTACTTAAACTGATTGTCTGTCTGTCGATCAGCATCGCTCTGATGCTGATCGATTTTCGTTTCAAAGCACTCGACCCCATTCGCAATAATATGAGTTGGGTTTTGCGGCCACTTGAATACATCATGATGGCGCCTAGAAATACATTTGAAGCAACGTCTGAATACTTCACAACACGCGCAGCACTTGACCAAGAAAATCAAGTGATGAAAGTACGGCAAGCGGAACTTGCTTTACTAGCTAATCAATCCGAGTTTTTGATGGTTGAAAACCAAAATTTGCGTGAATTGATGGCCTTGCAAAAGCAGGTCCCTTTCAAAACATTACCAGTTGAAATTCTATTTAATCCACCCAATGCTATCTCTCAACGCATTGTGATTAATCGTGGCAGCAATGATGGGCTAAAGCTTGGCAACCCAATTGCTAATGATTCTGGGATATTGGGTCAAGTAGTCCGCCTCTACGAAAGGTCTGCAGAAGTTTCTCTGCTTGAGGATCGTGATTTTGCGGTTCCTGTACAAGTAGCTCGCAATGGGCTGCGTGCAGCCGTATTTGGTGCTGGGCGCGGTAACCCGCTAGAACTTCGCTATCTACCAGTTGCCAGCGATCTCGAAGTTGGAGATATTTTGCTCACCTCAGGGATTGATGGGGTTTATCCCCCAGGGTTTGCTGTAGCTGTCATTAGCAAAATTGAGCGGAACGTTGATAAAAATTCCTCCAATGAATTTTGCGTACCAGTTGCTGCAGTAAATCGCTATCGCCAGGCGCTTGCACTTTTGTATGATCCGCAGTTTGATGCTAAAGCCCCCTCAGTAAATAATAAATCTACCACAGGAGCGCCTTTAACCAATACGCCCAGTCGCAGGCAAACTCGCGCGCGAGGTATGCAATGA
- a CDS encoding rod shape-determining protein: MFGFFRSYFSNDLAIDLGTANTLIYMRERGIVLDEPSVVAIRQEGGPNGKKTILAVGKEAKAMLGRVPDNIEAIRPMKDGVIADFTITEQMLKQFIKLVHESKLLKPSPRIIICVPCGSTQVERRAIRESALGAGASQVFLIEEPMAAAIGSGLPVSEAAGSMVVDIGGGTTEVGVMSLGGMVYKGSVRVGGDKFDEAITNYIRRNYGMLIGEQTAELIKKTIGSAFPGAEMREMEVKGRNLSEGIPRSFTVTSNEILEALTDPLNQIVTAVKAALEQIPPELASDIAERGMMLTGGGALLRDLDRLLLEETGLPIHIAEDPLTCVARGCGIALERMDKLGGVFSHE; encoded by the coding sequence ATGTTTGGTTTTTTCCGCAGCTACTTTTCCAATGACCTAGCCATCGACCTAGGAACCGCTAACACCTTAATCTATATGCGTGAGCGGGGTATTGTCCTCGATGAACCCTCCGTAGTAGCTATTCGCCAAGAAGGTGGTCCAAATGGCAAAAAGACCATTTTGGCAGTCGGAAAAGAGGCAAAAGCGATGTTGGGACGCGTTCCAGACAATATTGAGGCCATTCGTCCAATGAAAGATGGTGTTATTGCCGACTTCACGATTACCGAACAAATGCTTAAGCAATTTATCAAGCTTGTTCATGAAAGCAAATTACTAAAGCCAAGTCCACGCATCATCATTTGTGTTCCTTGCGGATCTACGCAAGTGGAGCGTCGCGCGATTCGTGAATCTGCATTAGGCGCTGGTGCATCACAAGTATTTTTAATTGAAGAACCTATGGCTGCTGCTATTGGTTCTGGCTTGCCAGTTTCTGAAGCTGCTGGATCAATGGTCGTTGATATCGGTGGCGGCACAACCGAAGTTGGCGTGATGTCATTAGGCGGCATGGTTTACAAAGGCTCAGTTCGCGTTGGTGGTGATAAGTTTGATGAAGCCATTACGAATTACATCCGTCGTAACTACGGCATGTTGATTGGCGAACAAACTGCTGAGTTAATTAAGAAAACAATTGGCTCTGCATTCCCTGGCGCTGAAATGCGCGAAATGGAAGTAAAAGGGCGCAATCTTTCTGAAGGTATCCCACGTAGTTTTACTGTGACTAGCAACGAAATTTTGGAAGCATTGACTGATCCTTTAAATCAAATTGTGACAGCAGTAAAAGCGGCTCTCGAGCAGATTCCACCTGAGTTGGCGTCCGATATTGCCGAACGCGGAATGATGCTCACAGGCGGTGGCGCCTTGTTGCGCGACCTCGATCGCCTCTTGCTAGAAGAGACTGGTTTACCTATTCATATTGCAGAAGATCCATTAACTTGCGTTGCTCGTGGTTGTGGCATTGCGCTTGAGCGCATGGATAAGTTAGGCGGAGTGTTCTCGCACGAATAA
- the gatC gene encoding Asp-tRNA(Asn)/Glu-tRNA(Gln) amidotransferase subunit GatC: protein MKLDDVQRIAHLSRLELNQTEAEAVLPQLQAIFSLVEEMQAVDTTGFEPLAHPILFLRDLAQSMRVDQVTESDHRAENMQSAPAQQDGYFLVPKVIE, encoded by the coding sequence ATGAAACTTGATGATGTCCAGCGCATTGCGCACCTTTCTAGGCTTGAGTTAAATCAGACGGAAGCGGAGGCAGTTTTGCCTCAATTACAGGCTATTTTTTCCCTGGTGGAAGAAATGCAAGCTGTTGATACAACCGGCTTTGAGCCTTTGGCTCATCCAATCCTCTTTTTGCGCGATTTGGCCCAGTCAATGCGTGTTGATCAGGTTACCGAGTCTGATCATCGTGCCGAAAACATGCAATCAGCTCCTGCCCAGCAGGATGGCTACTTTTTGGTTCCAAAGGTGATTGAATGA
- the gatA gene encoding Asp-tRNA(Asn)/Glu-tRNA(Gln) amidotransferase subunit GatA: protein MSWHKTPVALIAKALATKEVSSTELTQYFLDRIEAGKQWNAYLDVNAHLSLEQASKADALIATGKSGKLTGIPVAHKDVFVTRGWKSTAASKILAGYQSPFDATVVANLGMPDEHNLGGAGMVCLGKTNMDEFAMGSSNENSAYGPVLNPWNASHVAGGSSGGSAAAVAAGLAPIATGTDTGGSIRQPAAFCGLTGIKPTYGRVSRYGMIAYASSLDQAGPMGKTAEDCALLLSAMSTHDPRDSTSLADSDEDYSRYLNQVWQEGNANLGKPLEGLRVGMPKEFFAEGLAGDVANSVNEAAKLLENLGATLIEVSLPKTKLSIPVYYVLAPAEASSNLSRFDGVRYGHRASEYKDLGDMYQKSRTEGFGAEARRRIMIGTYVLCQGYYDAYYLQAQKIRRIIAADFQSAFNQCDVILGPVAPDVAWRLGEKSKDPVQMYLEDIYTLSTNLAGLPAMSVPCGFNTNNLPIGMQLIGNYFSEACLLQVAHQYQQASDWHLRSASEVA from the coding sequence ATGAGCTGGCACAAAACCCCTGTTGCCTTAATAGCAAAAGCATTGGCAACAAAAGAGGTCTCCAGTACGGAATTAACCCAGTACTTTTTAGATCGCATTGAGGCTGGAAAACAATGGAATGCATATCTTGATGTGAATGCTCACTTAAGTTTAGAGCAAGCATCTAAAGCAGACGCTCTTATTGCCACAGGTAAATCAGGCAAGCTAACCGGCATCCCCGTAGCCCATAAGGATGTGTTTGTAACGCGTGGCTGGAAATCAACCGCTGCCTCCAAAATCTTGGCCGGATACCAGAGTCCTTTTGATGCTACGGTGGTTGCCAATTTGGGAATGCCGGATGAACATAACCTAGGCGGAGCAGGCATGGTTTGTTTGGGAAAAACCAATATGGATGAGTTTGCCATGGGCTCTTCTAATGAAAATTCTGCCTATGGACCCGTCTTAAACCCTTGGAATGCATCTCACGTAGCTGGTGGCTCGTCAGGCGGGTCTGCTGCTGCAGTTGCTGCTGGCTTAGCTCCGATAGCTACCGGTACTGATACTGGCGGCTCAATTCGCCAACCAGCTGCATTCTGTGGTTTAACTGGAATTAAGCCAACCTATGGGCGCGTATCCCGTTACGGCATGATTGCTTATGCATCCTCTTTGGATCAAGCTGGTCCTATGGGCAAAACAGCTGAAGATTGCGCATTGCTGCTCTCGGCCATGTCTACGCATGATCCACGTGATTCAACATCCCTTGCCGATTCTGACGAAGACTATAGTCGTTATTTGAATCAAGTTTGGCAAGAAGGTAATGCCAATTTAGGAAAGCCACTAGAGGGTTTGCGAGTTGGAATGCCGAAAGAATTTTTTGCTGAAGGCTTAGCGGGTGATGTTGCAAACTCAGTTAATGAGGCGGCCAAGCTACTAGAAAACTTAGGCGCAACATTAATTGAGGTGAGTTTGCCAAAAACCAAACTCTCTATCCCGGTCTATTACGTTTTGGCGCCTGCAGAAGCGTCTAGTAATTTAAGTCGTTTTGATGGCGTGCGTTATGGCCATCGAGCTAGCGAATACAAAGATCTTGGTGATATGTATCAAAAGTCGCGTACCGAGGGTTTTGGTGCTGAGGCAAGACGTCGCATCATGATTGGAACGTATGTTCTTTGTCAGGGCTACTACGATGCTTATTATCTTCAGGCACAAAAAATTCGCCGCATTATTGCAGCAGATTTTCAGTCTGCATTTAATCAATGCGATGTCATTCTAGGGCCCGTAGCGCCTGATGTAGCTTGGCGCTTAGGTGAGAAATCAAAAGATCCGGTGCAAATGTATTTAGAGGATATTTACACGCTCTCTACAAACTTAGCAGGCTTGCCAGCAATGAGTGTTCCATGTGGATTTAATACAAACAACTTGCCTATAGGTATGCAATTGATTGGGAATTATTTTTCAGAGGCATGTCTGTTGCAAGTTGCCCATCAATATCAGCAAGCCAGCGATTGGCATTTGCGTTCAGCAAGTGAGGTGGCATGA
- the gatB gene encoding Asp-tRNA(Asn)/Glu-tRNA(Gln) amidotransferase subunit GatB, translating into MMQWEVVIGLETHAQLQTQSKIFSGASTRFGAEPNTQACAVDLALPGVLPVLNRQAVEHAICFGLAVNAKISPASIFARKNYFYPDLPKGYQISQMDIPVVVGGQVEILVGEEVKAVQLTRAHMEEDAGKSVHEEGFTGPQGEPSSGIDLNRAGTPLLEIVTEPVMRSAAEAVAYARALHGLVVWLGVCDGNMQEGSFRCDANVSVRPKGQAEFGARCEIKNLNSFRFLEEAIQYEVRRQIELIEDGGTVVQETRLYDPDRGETRSMRSKEDANDYRYFPDPDLLPVVIDDAWVADVRSRMPALPSQLREQWQKEFGLSAYDAQLLTQDRDTAKVFEELLAIVGKPLAKAAANLIAGEFASSLNRAGIAAADAPLKAGHLAPLLSRVADGTISNKIVKDIFAILWEEALAGKTISTVDQVIDAKGLKQISDSGAIEAIIDQVLAANQKSVEEFRSGKEKAFNALVGQIMKASQGKANPGQVNELLRKKLG; encoded by the coding sequence ATGATGCAATGGGAAGTGGTTATTGGTCTTGAGACCCACGCACAATTACAAACGCAATCGAAGATTTTTAGTGGCGCAAGCACTCGCTTTGGTGCTGAACCAAATACTCAAGCATGTGCAGTAGATTTAGCTTTGCCTGGTGTATTGCCAGTATTGAATCGTCAGGCTGTTGAACACGCAATATGTTTTGGTTTGGCGGTAAATGCAAAGATTTCACCAGCGAGCATTTTTGCTCGTAAGAACTATTTCTACCCAGACTTACCTAAGGGTTATCAAATAAGCCAAATGGACATCCCTGTTGTGGTTGGTGGCCAAGTAGAAATTTTGGTTGGTGAGGAGGTGAAAGCGGTTCAACTGACGCGTGCTCATATGGAAGAGGATGCGGGTAAATCAGTTCATGAGGAGGGTTTTACAGGGCCTCAAGGCGAACCATCTAGCGGGATTGATTTAAATCGAGCGGGTACACCATTGCTAGAGATTGTGACTGAGCCGGTCATGCGCAGCGCAGCTGAGGCGGTTGCTTATGCCAGGGCCCTCCATGGCCTAGTAGTTTGGCTTGGAGTATGTGACGGCAATATGCAAGAGGGTTCTTTCCGTTGCGATGCCAACGTATCTGTTCGCCCTAAAGGTCAGGCGGAGTTTGGCGCTCGTTGTGAAATTAAGAATTTGAATTCCTTCCGCTTTTTAGAGGAGGCGATTCAATATGAAGTACGTCGTCAAATTGAGTTGATTGAGGATGGTGGAACCGTAGTTCAAGAAACGCGTTTGTACGATCCTGACCGCGGTGAAACACGTAGTATGCGTAGCAAAGAAGACGCTAACGACTATCGTTATTTTCCGGATCCCGATTTATTGCCTGTAGTGATTGATGATGCTTGGGTTGCAGACGTGCGTAGCAGAATGCCTGCTTTACCTTCACAACTACGTGAGCAGTGGCAGAAAGAATTCGGTTTAAGCGCCTATGATGCGCAGTTGCTTACACAAGATCGAGACACTGCAAAAGTATTCGAGGAACTATTGGCAATTGTCGGTAAGCCATTAGCAAAAGCTGCCGCTAATTTGATCGCCGGTGAATTTGCTTCTTCCCTAAATCGAGCTGGCATTGCAGCAGCAGACGCTCCATTAAAAGCAGGGCATTTAGCGCCACTGCTCTCTCGTGTGGCAGATGGAACTATCTCTAACAAGATTGTCAAAGATATCTTCGCCATTCTTTGGGAAGAGGCGCTTGCTGGTAAAACTATCAGCACTGTTGATCAAGTGATTGATGCCAAGGGTTTGAAACAAATAAGTGATAGCGGAGCGATTGAGGCCATTATTGATCAAGTATTGGCAGCCAATCAGAAATCCGTTGAAGAGTTCCGTTCGGGCAAAGAGAAGGCATTCAATGCGCTGGTGGGTCAGATCATGAAAGCTTCACAAGGTAAAGCTAACCCTGGTCAGGTGAATGAACTCTTGCGTAAAAAACTTGGCTAA
- a CDS encoding DUF484 family protein, whose translation MSAIDPKQAEQEELVAEWLRATPGFFERYADLFNEIRIRYPHEDRAISLQERQMIVL comes from the coding sequence ATGAGTGCAATAGATCCAAAGCAAGCCGAGCAAGAAGAGTTGGTTGCGGAGTGGTTGCGTGCTACACCTGGTTTTTTTGAACGCTATGCTGATCTCTTTAATGAGATTCGGATTAGATATCCGCATGAAGATCGCGCTATTTCTTTGCAAGAGCGTCAGATGATAGTATTGTGA
- a CDS encoding DUF484 family protein codes for MANVFEVDSAQLLSPNSAFGPWVDTPLCDSAKELAAASVDLLASQTTIDPDWQSMVAIGLSIGKSIGANQSPAVLLLASKDESRFTADMGAFYLRQIAELTAAALDRIQAYETKGD; via the coding sequence TTGGCGAATGTCTTTGAAGTGGATTCAGCTCAGTTGTTATCACCTAATTCTGCTTTTGGCCCTTGGGTGGATACGCCCTTATGTGATTCAGCAAAAGAGTTAGCCGCCGCCAGCGTAGATCTCTTAGCAAGTCAAACGACAATTGACCCTGATTGGCAAAGCATGGTGGCCATTGGTTTGTCAATAGGTAAAAGCATTGGTGCAAATCAATCACCAGCAGTATTACTACTAGCAAGTAAAGACGAATCCCGTTTCACGGCTGATATGGGTGCATTTTATTTGCGTCAGATCGCTGAATTAACTGCTGCAGCTTTGGATCGTATCCAGGCTTATGAAACTAAAGGCGACTGA
- a CDS encoding tyrosine recombinase XerC, with amino-acid sequence MKLKATDLHPLMQEYLHELHVLRQLSPHTLKAYGMDLSDLQNFALDDSIELLKVSNGHVRCWAGRLHSKGKSSRSIARALSAWRGWYDWLTEKDARRDARAGKVANNLVANPVDDVKAPKRLKSLPKALSVEQALSLVNQAVKEAAEKKDLESIRDAAIIDLLYSSGLRLSELLGIDVMQSKDRQHESAGWLDWDAAEVTVLGKGGKRRSVPVGVPAMKSLLAWRELRDAGNYVQESLALFLSATGKRLSPRTVQERLRTLAMRAGLPTHVHPHMMRHSFASHVLQSSQDLRAVQKMLGHASIASTQIYTSLDFQHLAQAYDKAHPRAKAGKG; translated from the coding sequence ATGAAACTAAAGGCGACTGATCTCCATCCTCTCATGCAAGAGTATTTGCATGAGCTACATGTTTTGCGCCAACTTTCGCCGCATACGCTTAAAGCATACGGTATGGATTTGAGCGACCTCCAAAATTTTGCACTTGATGATTCCATCGAGTTATTAAAAGTTAGTAATGGCCATGTGCGCTGTTGGGCTGGGCGCTTGCATTCCAAAGGCAAGTCATCGAGAAGCATTGCTAGAGCACTTTCTGCATGGCGTGGTTGGTATGACTGGCTGACAGAGAAAGACGCGCGACGGGATGCACGCGCAGGGAAGGTAGCCAATAACCTAGTCGCCAATCCGGTTGACGATGTAAAAGCGCCTAAACGTTTGAAGTCTTTACCCAAAGCTCTTTCAGTTGAGCAAGCACTCTCGCTAGTTAATCAGGCGGTGAAAGAGGCTGCAGAAAAGAAGGATTTGGAATCAATACGTGATGCTGCAATCATTGATTTGTTGTATTCCTCAGGTTTGCGTTTATCAGAGTTACTGGGCATCGATGTCATGCAAAGCAAAGATCGTCAGCATGAGTCTGCTGGCTGGTTAGATTGGGATGCTGCCGAGGTGACAGTTTTGGGTAAGGGCGGCAAACGGCGCTCTGTCCCGGTAGGTGTGCCCGCAATGAAGTCACTGCTTGCATGGAGAGAGCTTCGGGATGCCGGTAATTACGTGCAAGAATCGCTCGCTTTATTTTTATCTGCCACCGGCAAGCGCTTATCACCTCGCACGGTACAGGAGCGATTACGCACTTTGGCCATGCGTGCTGGTTTGCCTACTCATGTTCATCCGCATATGATGCGCCATAGTTTTGCAAGTCATGTGCTGCAATCTTCCCAGGATTTACGTGCTGTTCAGAAGATGTTGGGGCATGCCAGTATTGCTAGTACCCAGATTTATACCTCCTTAGACTTTCAGCACCTTGCTCAGGCATACGATAAAGCGCATCCACGTGCAAAGGCTGGCAAAGGCTGA
- a CDS encoding CobW family GTP-binding protein, whose product MALIPVTILTGFLGSGKTTLLKHILTEEHGKKIAVIENEFGEENIDNDILVQDNQENIVQMSNGCICCTIRGDLVEALNELWEQRKDKKISFDRVVIETTGVANPGPVAQTFFMDDDVADHYVLDAVVTLVDAKHGQQQLNEHEEAQRQVGFADQIFITKTDLVSPADVGALRNRLLHMNPRAPITGIFKGIVPLNAVLDLKGFNLNAKLDIDLHFLEQEDHDRANCGHDHNHDHHGHAGHIDRIQSFVFRSDKPFDHKKLEDFLGGILEVFGEKILRYKGVLYVKGSARKVVFQGVHQMMGSDLAGPWGVEPKQTRMVFIGIDLPKDTLLAGLEGCLVK is encoded by the coding sequence ATGGCACTAATTCCTGTAACCATTTTGACGGGCTTCCTGGGAAGCGGTAAAACCACTTTGCTCAAGCACATTTTGACGGAAGAGCACGGTAAAAAAATTGCTGTGATTGAGAACGAATTCGGCGAAGAAAATATTGATAACGATATCTTGGTTCAAGACAACCAAGAAAACATTGTGCAGATGAGCAATGGTTGTATTTGCTGCACCATTCGAGGTGACCTAGTAGAGGCCCTGAATGAGCTGTGGGAGCAACGCAAGGATAAGAAAATTAGCTTTGATCGCGTGGTGATTGAAACTACCGGCGTTGCTAATCCTGGTCCTGTTGCCCAGACCTTTTTTATGGATGATGATGTTGCCGACCATTACGTCTTGGATGCTGTAGTTACTTTAGTAGATGCTAAGCATGGCCAACAGCAACTTAATGAGCATGAAGAGGCTCAGCGCCAGGTAGGTTTTGCAGATCAAATCTTTATTACTAAGACGGATCTTGTTTCTCCAGCTGATGTGGGGGCCTTGCGCAATCGCTTATTGCATATGAATCCTAGGGCCCCTATAACAGGCATTTTTAAGGGCATAGTGCCATTAAATGCTGTTTTGGACCTTAAGGGCTTTAATCTGAATGCCAAGCTGGATATTGACCTCCATTTCCTGGAGCAGGAAGACCATGATCGTGCCAATTGCGGTCATGACCACAACCATGATCACCATGGTCATGCCGGGCATATAGACCGTATTCAGTCCTTTGTTTTTCGTAGTGATAAACCCTTTGATCATAAAAAACTGGAAGACTTCCTAGGAGGCATTTTGGAGGTCTTTGGTGAGAAGATACTGCGTTATAAAGGTGTGCTCTATGTGAAGGGAAGTGCTCGAAAAGTGGTATTCCAGGGGGTTCATCAGATGATGGGCAGTGATTTAGCCGGTCCATGGGGGGTAGAGCCCAAGCAAACCCGCATGGTGTTTATAGGGATCGACTTACCTAAAGACACCCTATTGGCTGGGCTTGAGGGATGTTTGGTTAAGTAG